Proteins encoded by one window of Brienomyrus brachyistius isolate T26 chromosome 1, BBRACH_0.4, whole genome shotgun sequence:
- the LOC125745159 gene encoding keratin-associated protein 10-2-like → MVSALHLASGGRRYLRQQRKPKCAVCWAMVCCPENSVLGSGVLSCEQCAGLWCAVLRAVCWALVCCPVSSVLGSGVLSLCWALVCCLPSSVLGSGVLSCEELCWALACCPPSSVLGSGVLSCEQCAGLWCAVLRAVCWALVCCPESSVLGSVCWALVCCPENSVLGSGVLSLCFALVCCPESSVLGSGVLSSEQCAGLWRAILVLGSGVLSSKQCAGFWCAVLRAVCWALVCCPVSSVLGSGVLSLCWARWAFVLPCVQSTGCGAIVCRPTNKLSAKGSHP, encoded by the exons ATGGTATCCGCACTTCACTTGGCCTCAGGGGGGAGACGGTATCtcaggcagcagaggaagccaaaGTGTGCAG TGTGCTGGGCTATGGTGTGCTGTCCTGAGAACAGTGTGCTGGGATCTGGTGTGCTGTCCTGTGAGCAGTGTGCTGGGCTCTGGTGTGCTGTGCTCCGAGCAGTGTGCTGGGCTCTGGTGTGCTGTCCTGTGAGCAGTGTACTGGGCTCTGGTGTGCTGTCCT TGTGCTGGGCTCTGGTGTGCTGTCTTCCGAGCAGTGTACTGGGCTCTGGTGTGCTGTCCTGTGAGGAAT TGTGCTGGGCTCTGGCGTGCTGTCCTCCGAGCAGTGTGCTGGGCTCTGGCGTGCTATCCTGTGAGCAGTGTGCTGGGCTCTGGTGTGCTGTCCTGAGAGCAGTGTGCTGGGCTCTGGTGTGCTGTCCTGAGAGCAGTGTGCTGGGCTCTG TGTGCTGGGCTCTGGTGTGCTGTCCTGAGAACAGTGTGCTGGGCTCTGGTGTGCTGTCCT TGTGCTTTGCTCTGGTGTGCTGTCCTGAGAGCAGTGTGCTGGGCTCTGGCGTGCTGTCCTCCGAGCAGTGTGCTGGGCTCTGGCGTGCTATCCT TGTGCTGGGCTCTGGTGTGCTGTCCTCCAAGCAGTGTGCTGGCTTCTGGTGTGCTGTCCTCCGAGCAGTGTGCTGGGCTCTGGTGTGCTGTCCTGTGAGCAGTGTGCTGGGCTCTGGTGTGCTGTCTC TGTGCTGGGCCCGGTGGGCCTTTGTGCTGCCCTGTGTGCAGAGCACTGGCTGTGGTGCCATAGTGTGCCGGCCTACA AATAagctgtctgcgaagggcagccacccgtag